In Lewinellaceae bacterium, a single window of DNA contains:
- a CDS encoding SDR family oxidoreductase encodes MIYDSDHPLAQQTAIVTGGSSGIGKACAIALGQAGANVIVNYAGNPRGAEESVAEIEAAGGKGLPFKADVSQKSQVEAMFKAAVDTFGTVDILVNNAGLQKDAPFVDMTLEDWNYVLSVNLTGQFLCAQAAAREFVRRGRRPEVSVALGKIICMSSVHELIPWAGHVNYAASKGGVMLFMKSIAQELGEKGIRVNSIAPGAIKTPINRMAWDTPEAEKELLKLIPYGRVGETSDIGNVTVWLASDQSDYIHGQTIVVDGGMALYPGFRENG; translated from the coding sequence CTGTGCCATCGCATTGGGCCAGGCCGGGGCAAACGTAATCGTCAACTACGCCGGCAACCCCCGCGGCGCCGAAGAATCCGTGGCCGAGATCGAGGCCGCCGGCGGCAAGGGGCTGCCATTCAAGGCCGACGTCAGCCAGAAAAGCCAGGTGGAAGCCATGTTCAAGGCAGCCGTGGATACCTTCGGCACCGTAGACATCCTGGTCAATAATGCCGGCCTTCAAAAAGATGCTCCTTTTGTGGACATGACGCTGGAAGACTGGAACTATGTGCTCAGCGTCAACCTGACCGGCCAGTTCCTTTGCGCCCAGGCAGCAGCCAGGGAATTTGTCCGCCGCGGCCGGCGGCCGGAGGTTTCCGTCGCCCTGGGCAAGATCATCTGCATGAGTTCGGTTCACGAGTTGATCCCATGGGCGGGCCATGTCAACTACGCGGCTTCTAAAGGCGGCGTAATGCTCTTCATGAAGTCTATTGCTCAGGAACTGGGCGAAAAAGGCATCCGCGTCAACAGCATCGCGCCCGGCGCCATCAAGACGCCGATCAACCGCATGGCCTGGGATACGCCCGAAGCGGAGAAAGAGCTACTTAAGCTCATTCCATACGGCCGGGTTGGCGAAACGTCCGATATCGGCAACGTCACCGTCTGGCTGGCTTCCGACCAAAGTGATTACATCCACGGCCAGACCATCGTGGTAGACGGCGGGATGGCCCTGTATCCGGGCTTCCGGGAGAATGGGTAA
- a CDS encoding glucosidase, with amino-acid sequence MAKVKATQEQQRLQEAHHNNKAWLKWGPYLSERQWGTVREDYSEHGEAWDYFPHDHARSRVYRWGEDGLAGISDDRQRICFAPALWNGNDPILKERLFGLAGPQGNHGEDVKELYYYLDNLPTHAYMKHLYKYPHAEFPYGELVGINGSRSRHEPEYELLDTPAFAGKNYFDVFTEYAKAAEEDLLIRITIFNRGSQEAPIWVLPTLWFRNLWAFGLMPEKPNLRLAKEKGGQPYVVAEHPELGSYCLFFSEAEHLLFTENETNTERLYGIANETPFVKDAFHRAVTEQQFDWLAEKAEGTKFAPLYHYQLAPGEKAEIRLRLCREKPAASPLGKAFDAAFSLRIREAGEFYHTLQPGEDEDLANIQRQAFAGMLWSKQYFNIDMPRWLHGDPGQPSPPESRIHGRNREWTALNNEDIISMPDKWEYPWYAAWDLAFHCIPLAMLDAEFAKNQLILFLREWYMHPNGQIPAYEWAFGDVNPPVHAWACLQVYKIDAERNGRADKSFLKRIFQKLLLNFTWWVNRKDRNGNNVFEGGFLGLDNIGVFDRSSFIPGGGHLEQADGTAWMAMYCLNMLEISLILGEDDIAYEDMATKFFEHFIYIASSLNRIGEGWTGAWDEEQGFFYDILAMPDGRYIPLKVRSLVGLSTLFATLVLEKEKLEKLPGFHERLRWFMQYREKNAEHLVVEAFHEGKDILLSLVPRERLKRLLEALLNESEFLGKGGIRSISKVHENPYVVNIDGQDFGLQYEPGESSTGLFGGNSNWRGPVWMPMNYLIIQSLRAYHHYFEDSLKVECPTGSGRLVNLDTVADDISNRLISIFRQGPDGRRPVHNDYDAYHSDPHFRDLVLFYEYFHGDTARGVGASHQTGWTGVVAELIGRGGKGRSEGVKE; translated from the coding sequence ATGGCAAAAGTGAAGGCAACGCAGGAGCAACAGCGACTGCAGGAAGCCCACCACAATAATAAAGCATGGCTCAAATGGGGCCCCTATCTCAGCGAGCGCCAATGGGGAACGGTGCGGGAGGACTACAGCGAGCACGGAGAAGCCTGGGATTACTTCCCCCACGACCACGCCCGCTCCCGCGTTTACCGTTGGGGCGAAGACGGCCTGGCCGGCATCTCCGACGACCGGCAGCGCATCTGCTTTGCGCCGGCACTCTGGAACGGCAACGACCCCATCCTCAAAGAGCGGTTGTTTGGCCTGGCCGGCCCCCAGGGCAACCACGGAGAGGATGTCAAAGAGCTGTATTACTACCTCGACAACCTACCCACCCACGCCTACATGAAACATTTGTACAAGTATCCGCACGCCGAATTTCCCTACGGCGAGCTGGTGGGCATCAACGGCAGCCGCTCCCGGCATGAACCGGAGTATGAACTGCTCGACACGCCGGCCTTTGCCGGCAAAAACTACTTCGACGTGTTCACCGAATACGCCAAGGCAGCAGAGGAAGACCTGCTTATCCGGATCACTATATTCAACCGGGGGAGTCAGGAAGCGCCCATTTGGGTGCTTCCGACCCTTTGGTTCCGCAATCTGTGGGCGTTTGGGCTGATGCCGGAAAAGCCGAACCTGCGGCTGGCGAAAGAAAAGGGAGGCCAGCCTTATGTCGTGGCCGAGCATCCCGAACTGGGAAGCTATTGCCTGTTCTTTTCCGAAGCCGAACACCTGCTGTTCACCGAAAACGAAACCAATACCGAGCGACTCTACGGCATCGCCAATGAGACGCCCTTTGTAAAGGATGCCTTCCATCGGGCTGTTACTGAACAACAGTTTGACTGGTTAGCGGAGAAGGCGGAAGGCACCAAATTCGCTCCGCTGTACCACTATCAGCTGGCTCCTGGCGAAAAGGCCGAAATCCGCCTGCGCCTCTGCCGGGAAAAGCCTGCCGCCAGCCCACTCGGCAAGGCCTTCGATGCCGCCTTCAGCCTGCGAATCCGGGAGGCCGGCGAGTTTTACCACACCCTCCAGCCAGGAGAGGATGAAGACCTGGCCAATATCCAGCGCCAGGCATTCGCCGGCATGCTTTGGAGCAAACAATATTTCAACATAGATATGCCGCGCTGGCTCCATGGCGACCCGGGCCAACCCAGCCCTCCCGAAAGCCGTATACATGGAAGAAATAGAGAATGGACGGCGCTCAACAACGAGGACATCATCTCCATGCCCGACAAATGGGAATACCCCTGGTATGCTGCCTGGGACCTGGCATTTCACTGCATTCCCCTGGCCATGCTGGATGCCGAATTTGCCAAAAATCAACTCATCCTGTTCCTCCGCGAATGGTACATGCACCCCAATGGCCAGATACCGGCTTACGAGTGGGCATTCGGGGATGTAAATCCACCGGTGCACGCCTGGGCCTGCCTGCAGGTGTACAAGATCGACGCTGAGCGCAACGGCAGAGCAGATAAGTCCTTCCTGAAAAGGATCTTTCAAAAACTCCTGCTCAACTTCACCTGGTGGGTCAACCGCAAGGACCGCAACGGCAATAACGTTTTCGAAGGTGGTTTTCTCGGCCTCGACAACATCGGAGTATTCGACCGCAGCAGCTTTATCCCCGGCGGCGGCCACCTGGAGCAGGCCGACGGCACTGCCTGGATGGCTATGTATTGCCTGAATATGCTGGAAATATCCCTGATCCTTGGAGAGGATGATATCGCCTACGAAGACATGGCAACCAAGTTTTTCGAGCACTTCATCTACATCGCCTCCTCCCTCAACCGGATCGGTGAAGGGTGGACCGGCGCCTGGGATGAAGAACAAGGCTTCTTTTATGACATCCTGGCTATGCCGGATGGGCGGTACATCCCCTTAAAGGTGCGGTCGCTGGTCGGATTGTCTACCCTGTTTGCCACCCTGGTGCTGGAAAAGGAAAAACTGGAAAAGCTGCCCGGTTTTCACGAGCGGCTGCGGTGGTTCATGCAATACCGGGAAAAAAATGCGGAACACCTGGTCGTTGAAGCGTTTCACGAAGGGAAAGACATCCTGCTTTCGCTGGTGCCCCGGGAACGCCTGAAACGCCTGCTGGAAGCCTTGCTGAACGAATCGGAGTTTCTCGGCAAGGGAGGTATCCGGTCCATTTCCAAGGTGCACGAAAACCCCTACGTCGTCAATATCGACGGGCAGGACTTTGGCCTGCAATACGAACCGGGAGAATCTTCCACCGGCCTGTTTGGCGGCAACTCCAACTGGCGCGGGCCGGTCTGGATGCCGATGAACTACCTCATCATCCAATCGCTGCGCGCTTACCACCACTATTTTGAGGATTCCCTGAAGGTGGAATGTCCCACCGGTTCCGGCCGGCTGGTGAACCTCGATACGGTAGCGGACGATATTTCAAACCGGTTGATCAGCATCTTCCGGCAGGGCCCGGACGGCCGGCGGCCAGTGCACAACGACTATGATGCCTACCATTCCGACCCGCATTTCCGCGACCTGGTGCTCTTCTATGAATATTTCCACGGCGATACGGCCCGGGGTGTGGGCGCCTCGCACCAAACCGGTTGGACGGGCGTTGTGGCCGAGTTGATTGGCCGGGGGGGGAAAGGAAGGAGTGAAGGAGTGAAGGAGTGA
- a CDS encoding glycogen debranching enzyme N-terminal domain-containing protein produces MLTFNNPSFESLAGKEWLVANGLGGYASSTICGANTRRYHGLLVAAFNPPTDRRVLVSRIEEKLNCGETTVELSSNAFPGVVHPQGYQYLESFERAPLPRAVFSAGEARVAKTILMVHGSNTTVVEYENAGQAPFDLELAPLYVYRDYHSLSKAAGHLDFYHEINGRMIRIYAQYGAEPLYFAFSKGNFTSNPAWYYNFEYEKEKYRGLDFQEDARSIGQLHLNLEPGEKIYLIFTTEESMTAGNPGAWKAEEIKRQQGLRGAIKDPFLQDLAVSGDQFLAQRKATGNYTLIAGYHWFTDWGRDTMIAMRGLTVGLGKKAVSESIIRTFLQYLDGGMLPNRFPDQGETPEYNTIDATLWLFVVLYEYYEKFRDEAFIREVFPRLTEILEAHRNGTRYGIHVTEEGLLYGGEGLSQLTWMDARVGDYVVTPRQGCPVEVNALWYNALCIYADFGGLLGIAADNEKKQAKQLAGAFRQYFVNEKGYLNDVVIPGAYVDGAIRPNQVYAVSLPFSPLTQKEAKSVLANIEEHLYADLGLRSLATGHPDFKPVYGGDQWSRDSAYHQGTVWAFLWGEYALAYLKANKYSEKAREEIKKKSEALRRHFYEEACLYGISEIFDGENPKEGRGCIQQAWSIGMLLKVFTEINANQSKPWKTEHKPLPSSI; encoded by the coding sequence ATGCTTACTTTTAATAACCCTTCTTTTGAAAGCCTGGCAGGCAAAGAATGGCTCGTCGCCAACGGCTTGGGAGGCTATGCTTCCTCCACCATTTGCGGCGCCAATACCCGCCGTTATCACGGTTTGCTGGTGGCGGCATTCAATCCGCCTACCGACCGGCGGGTTTTGGTTTCCAGGATCGAGGAAAAGCTGAATTGCGGCGAAACTACCGTGGAACTCTCTTCCAATGCGTTTCCCGGAGTAGTGCATCCTCAGGGCTATCAATACCTGGAAAGCTTTGAGCGGGCCCCGCTTCCCCGGGCCGTTTTCAGCGCAGGCGAAGCCAGGGTAGCCAAAACCATCCTGATGGTTCACGGTTCGAATACCACTGTAGTGGAATACGAGAACGCGGGGCAGGCGCCCTTCGATCTCGAATTGGCGCCACTGTACGTTTACCGGGATTATCACAGCCTTTCCAAAGCGGCTGGCCATCTGGATTTTTACCACGAGATCAATGGCCGGATGATCAGAATCTACGCCCAATATGGCGCAGAACCCCTATACTTTGCTTTTTCCAAAGGAAATTTCACCAGCAATCCGGCCTGGTATTACAACTTCGAATACGAAAAGGAAAAATACCGGGGATTGGATTTTCAGGAAGACGCCAGGAGTATCGGCCAGCTACACCTGAACCTGGAGCCGGGCGAAAAGATTTATCTGATCTTCACTACCGAAGAATCCATGACAGCCGGCAACCCCGGTGCCTGGAAAGCAGAAGAGATCAAGCGGCAGCAGGGCCTGCGCGGCGCTATAAAAGACCCCTTCCTTCAGGATTTGGCAGTGAGCGGCGACCAATTTCTGGCGCAAAGAAAAGCTACCGGAAATTACACCCTGATCGCCGGTTACCATTGGTTTACCGACTGGGGAAGGGACACCATGATCGCCATGCGCGGCCTGACTGTCGGGCTGGGCAAAAAAGCGGTTTCGGAGTCTATCATTCGAACTTTCCTGCAGTACCTCGACGGCGGCATGCTGCCCAACCGGTTCCCCGACCAGGGGGAAACGCCGGAATACAATACCATCGACGCCACTTTATGGCTGTTTGTCGTTTTGTACGAGTATTATGAAAAATTCCGGGACGAGGCCTTTATCCGGGAAGTATTTCCCCGGCTTACCGAAATCCTGGAAGCCCACCGCAACGGCACCCGATACGGCATACACGTTACAGAGGAAGGATTGCTCTACGGAGGAGAGGGTTTATCGCAACTTACCTGGATGGACGCCCGGGTCGGCGATTATGTAGTGACGCCCCGGCAGGGCTGCCCGGTAGAAGTCAACGCCCTTTGGTATAATGCCCTTTGCATTTATGCTGATTTTGGAGGCCTGCTGGGAATCGCAGCCGACAACGAAAAAAAGCAGGCCAAGCAACTGGCCGGGGCCTTTCGGCAGTATTTTGTCAATGAAAAAGGTTATCTGAACGATGTAGTTATTCCCGGCGCCTATGTTGACGGCGCTATCCGCCCCAATCAGGTCTATGCCGTCAGCCTTCCGTTTTCGCCACTTACTCAAAAGGAAGCCAAATCGGTGCTGGCAAACATAGAAGAGCACTTGTATGCCGATTTGGGATTGCGTTCTCTGGCCACAGGCCATCCCGATTTCAAGCCGGTATACGGAGGCGATCAGTGGAGCCGGGACAGCGCCTACCACCAGGGTACGGTGTGGGCCTTTTTGTGGGGAGAATATGCCCTTGCCTATCTCAAGGCCAACAAGTATTCGGAGAAGGCGCGGGAAGAAATTAAGAAGAAATCGGAAGCCCTGCGCCGCCACTTTTATGAAGAAGCCTGCCTTTACGGCATATCGGAAATCTTCGACGGAGAAAATCCGAAGGAAGGCAGAGGCTGCATCCAGCAAGCCTGGTCGATCGGCATGCTGCTGAAGGTATTCACCGAAATCAATGCAAACCAATCCAAGCCATGGAAAACCGAACACAAGCCATTGCCATCGTCTATCTGA
- a CDS encoding MFS transporter, whose amino-acid sequence MENRTQAIAIVYLSGFLQGISLILYPAAGPIFTNPEFHGLSSSQYGVLFTPQIILAIVASFVAPGLAGRWGMKQVLRAGLTANLLSMALLTASHFAIGQGMLPFLLLMLGTAALGTGFGFTITAVNPYAYSYFPGKEASAVTGLHILLGLGTALSSVLVNFFLELGYWWGAGVLAGSLFLLLTLWMSRLPMPLPSEKTAPKPPSVWRAPARVWLFFLVIFLYGACEATFGNWAPIYLEKQAGLSLAGAALGLSLFWGSIAAGRFLFTVAALRFDLRMLHLIMPLLVAAVFFSMPQAEGAAANYVALVLAGLGLSFYFPFTISIATGEFPAFSATVSGILVAAIQLGTGVSSNVIGMLNDTLSLSSIIQFSSVYAVLMSGLALYLYASRRKKGIAPDPERVLIKQ is encoded by the coding sequence ATGGAAAACCGAACACAAGCCATTGCCATCGTCTATCTGAGCGGATTTCTTCAGGGAATCTCCCTGATCCTCTACCCGGCGGCGGGCCCGATCTTTACAAACCCGGAGTTCCACGGCCTGAGCAGCAGCCAATACGGGGTATTATTCACGCCCCAGATCATTTTGGCCATCGTTGCTTCTTTTGTAGCGCCCGGCCTTGCCGGCCGATGGGGCATGAAGCAAGTACTTCGCGCCGGGCTGACAGCCAACCTGTTATCGATGGCCCTGCTAACCGCCAGTCATTTTGCCATCGGCCAGGGCATGTTGCCCTTTCTGTTGCTGATGCTGGGCACGGCGGCCCTGGGTACGGGCTTCGGGTTCACCATCACAGCCGTCAATCCTTACGCCTACAGCTACTTTCCGGGCAAAGAAGCCTCGGCCGTCACTGGCCTGCACATCTTGCTGGGGTTGGGTACTGCCCTAAGCTCCGTGCTGGTCAATTTCTTTTTGGAGCTGGGCTATTGGTGGGGTGCGGGTGTGCTGGCCGGGAGCCTGTTTCTGCTCTTAACCCTGTGGATGTCCCGCTTGCCCATGCCATTGCCTTCTGAAAAAACAGCGCCGAAACCGCCCTCCGTGTGGCGGGCGCCGGCGCGGGTTTGGCTTTTCTTTCTGGTGATTTTCCTCTACGGCGCCTGCGAGGCTACTTTTGGCAATTGGGCGCCCATCTACCTGGAAAAGCAGGCCGGGCTGTCGCTGGCGGGGGCTGCCCTAGGGCTGTCCTTGTTCTGGGGGTCCATAGCAGCGGGGCGGTTCCTGTTCACGGTTGCGGCCCTTCGCTTTGACTTGCGGATGCTGCACCTGATAATGCCCCTCCTGGTTGCGGCCGTCTTTTTCTCTATGCCCCAGGCCGAGGGCGCTGCCGCCAATTATGTGGCGCTGGTCCTCGCCGGATTGGGGCTCTCGTTCTACTTTCCGTTTACCATCAGCATTGCCACCGGCGAATTTCCTGCTTTTTCCGCCACGGTTTCAGGTATTTTGGTAGCCGCAATCCAATTGGGCACCGGCGTTAGCTCCAATGTTATCGGCATGCTCAATGATACGCTCTCCTTGAGCTCGATCATTCAGTTTTCATCTGTTTACGCAGTGCTCATGAGCGGGCTTGCCTTGTATTTATATGCCTCGCGGCGAAAGAAAGGGATAGCGCCCGATCCGGAAAGAGTGCTGATAAAACAATAA
- a CDS encoding SDR family NAD(P)-dependent oxidoreductase — protein MNTSIIVTGASGNLGAAVAQKLSAAGYTVLGTVGSPRSVADLQAKGITAEPLDLSDEAAVQQYVARLNTDVSGVVLTVGGYAPGSFSNTDGEALRKMYSLNFETAYFLARALLPVFSNRGGGQIVLVGTRPALQADEGINSIAYSLSKKLVFYLAELINAHGRGKNINASVIVPSTIDTPANREAMPKADFSKWVTPDAIADTIHFLLSDSGRQIRESVVKLYNEA, from the coding sequence ATGAATACATCAATTATCGTTACCGGCGCTTCGGGCAACCTGGGCGCAGCGGTAGCCCAAAAGCTGAGCGCTGCCGGCTACACCGTACTCGGAACGGTTGGCTCGCCCCGTAGTGTTGCCGATCTTCAGGCAAAAGGCATAACGGCAGAGCCGCTGGATTTGTCCGACGAGGCTGCTGTCCAGCAATATGTTGCCCGCCTCAATACGGACGTGAGCGGCGTCGTCCTGACAGTCGGGGGTTATGCGCCGGGCAGCTTTAGCAACACGGACGGCGAGGCGCTGCGCAAAATGTATAGCCTCAATTTTGAGACCGCTTACTTCCTGGCAAGGGCTTTGTTGCCGGTATTTTCAAACCGGGGAGGCGGGCAGATCGTACTGGTCGGCACCCGCCCGGCGCTGCAGGCGGATGAAGGCATTAACTCGATTGCTTATTCCCTGTCTAAAAAGCTGGTGTTTTACCTCGCCGAACTCATTAATGCGCATGGCCGGGGCAAAAACATCAATGCGTCAGTGATCGTGCCCAGCACGATTGACACCCCCGCTAACCGGGAGGCAATGCCTAAAGCCGACTTTTCAAAATGGGTCACACCGGATGCCATCGCCGACACCATACACTTTTTGTTGTCGGATTCCGGACGCCAAATCCGGGAAAGTGTGGTCAAACTTTACAATGAGGCTTAA
- a CDS encoding DoxX family protein has product MNKPQKILFTVLRFAAALILLQTLAFKFTAHPDSVALFTTLGLEPYGRIGIGIMELIAGALLIYTRFAWLGAILGIGLMAGAIFSHLTVLGIEFNGDGGSLFALAVITFVCCAGVLYLQKEQLLRIFSKVFSKQLTSRQ; this is encoded by the coding sequence ATGAACAAACCACAAAAGATCCTTTTCACCGTATTGCGGTTTGCCGCCGCTCTTATTCTTTTACAAACGCTGGCTTTCAAGTTCACTGCTCATCCCGACAGCGTGGCCCTGTTCACTACCCTTGGCCTGGAGCCGTATGGGCGCATTGGGATCGGCATTATGGAACTCATTGCCGGAGCGTTGTTGATCTACACCCGCTTTGCCTGGTTGGGAGCAATACTCGGCATAGGCCTCATGGCCGGCGCGATATTCTCCCACCTCACGGTTTTGGGCATTGAATTCAATGGAGACGGAGGCAGCCTGTTTGCCTTAGCGGTTATTACTTTTGTTTGTTGCGCGGGAGTACTTTATCTGCAGAAAGAACAATTATTGCGTATCTTTTCGAAAGTATTTTCCAAACAACTTACTTCCAGGCAATAA